In a genomic window of Zingiber officinale cultivar Zhangliang chromosome 9B, Zo_v1.1, whole genome shotgun sequence:
- the LOC122025781 gene encoding origin of replication complex subunit 2-like, which yields MYGFGSKKALLEDFASTSLTDFGVVVINGYLPSNNLKQALITLAEVLSDQLKHERKSSTRSKSNTEHTFSSLSIEDLLSFLNVQLPQDNNCFVCVIIHNIDGPSLRDPDSQQYLAQLASCSRVRMVASIDHVNAPLLWDKKMVHTQFKWSWHHVPTFAPYKAEGNFFPLILANYGNAQTTKTALVVLQSLTPNAQSVFKILAEHQLANEKEGESNHNTLVVSNTLVVRL from the exons ATGTATGGATTTGGTTCTAAAAAGGCCTTGCTCGAGGATTTTGCTTCAACAAGCTTAACTGATTTTGGAGTGGTCGTGATCAATGGCTATCTTCCATCAAACAATCTTAAACAA GCCCTGATAACCCTAGCTGAAGTCCTCTCGGACCAATTAAAACATGAAAGGAAGAGCTCTACAAGAAGCAAATCGAACACTGAACATACTTTTAGTTCTCTGTCAATTGAAGATCTTCTCTCATTTCTGAATGTGCAACTTCCACAAGACAATAACTGTTTTGTCTGTGTTATCATACACAACATTGATGGTCCTTCTTTGAGAGATCCTGATTCACAACAGTATCTTGCGCAATTAGCAAGCTGTTCTAGAGTCCGTATGGTTGCATCGATTGACCATGTGAATGCACCTCTTT TGTGGGACAAGAAGATGGTGCACACTCAGTTCAAGTGGTCGTGGCATCACGTCCCAACTTTTGCCCCTTACAAGGCGGAGGGCAATTTTTTCCCATTGATTTTGGCAAATTATGGCAATGCCCAAACCACGAAAACTGCTTTGGTTGTTCTACAGAGTTTGACACCCAATGCGCAGAGTGTTTTTAAAATCCTTGCCGAGCATCAGCTAGCCAATGAGAAAGAAGGCGAGTCGAATCACAATACATTGGTAGTTAGTAATACATTGGTAGTTAGACTCTAA
- the LOC122025539 gene encoding origin of replication complex subunit 2-like, with protein sequence MDVGVHEMTMEDEEDDFMLSRNYFLAKEIGSSSRKKSSQKHVVDINHVDEQVLRKEVFDIPVKHENEIQHLIKSYRNLYPKWLFELRCGFGLLMYGFGSKKALLEDFASTSLTDFGVVVINGYLPSNNLKQALITLAEVLSDQLKHERKSSTRSKSNTEHTFSSLSIEDLLSFLNVQLPQDNNCFVCVIIHNIDGPSLRDPDSQQYLAQLASCSRVRMVASIDHVNAPLLWDKKMVHTQFKWSWHHVPTFAPYKAEGNFFPLILANYGNAQTTKTALVVLQSLTPNAQSVFKILAEHQLANEKEGMPNSTLYTKCHARFLVSNQVTLNSHLTEFKDHELVKARRHSDGQDCFYIPLPSEALSKLLQELA encoded by the exons ATGGATGTTGGGGTCCATGAGATGACTAtggaggatgaagaagatgacttCATGTTGTCAAGAAATTACTTCCTTGCCAAAGAAATTGGCAGCTCTTCAAGGAAGAAATCCTCGCAAAAACACGTCGTCGACATCAATCATGTTGACGAACAA GTCCTCCGAAAAGAAGTCTTTGATATTCCAGTGAAGCATGAAAACGAAATCCAACATTTAATCAAAAGTTACAGAAATTTATACCCTAAGTGGCTTTTTGAGTTAAG GTGTGGTTTTGGTTTATTAATGTATGGATTTGGTTCTAAAAAAGCCTTGCTCGAGGATTTTGCTTCAACAAGCTTAACTGATTTTGGAGTGGTCGTGATCAATGGCTATCTTCCATCAAACAATCTTAAACAA GCCCTGATAACCCTAGCTGAAGTCCTCTCGGACCAATTAAAACATGAAAGGAAGAGCTCTACAAGAAGCAAATCGAACACTGAACATACTTTTAGTTCTCTGTCAATTGAAGATCTTCTCTCATTTCTGAATGTGCAACTTCCACAAGACAATAACTGTTTTGTCTGTGTTATCATACACAACATTGATGGTCCTTCTTTGAGAGATCCTGATTCACAACAGTATCTTGCGCAATTAGCAAGCTGTTCTAGAGTCCGTATGGTTGCATCGATTGACCATGTGAATGCACCTCTTT TGTGGGACAAGAAGATGGTGCACACTCAGTTCAAGTGGTCGTGGCATCACGTCCCAACTTTTGCCCCTTACAAGGCGGAGGGCAATTTTTTCCCATTGATTTTGGCAAATTATGGCAATGCCCAAACCACGAAAACTGCTTTGGTTGTTCTACAGAGTTTGACACCCAATGCGCAGAGTGTTTTTAAAATCCTTGCCGAGCATCAGCTAGCCAATGAGAAAGAAG GCATGCCAAACAGCACCTTGTACACCAAGTGTCACGCGCGATTCCTGGTTAGCAACCAAGTAACACTGAATTCCCATCTAACAGAGTTCAAAGACCATGAGTTAGTGAAGGCGAGACGGCACTCAGATGGACAAGATTGTTTCTACATTCCTCTACCCTCTGAAGCACTCAGCAAGCTCTTGCAAGAATTGGCATAA